AATGGGACCAATGTGATTTTAGCTAATGACTTGATGGATTTGGTGACCTATAGTGATCATTCAGAGAGCTTTAAGAAAAATGCTATTTTTCACAAGACAGAAATTCCTAAAGTGTTAGTTGGGAAATGGAAAATTGAACGTTCTTATGACGATGAAACCAATTACCTTGAATTAAATGATCGTGGAATTCTTACTTATAGTGAATTTGATAGCAGCGAAGGTACGGCTTTTTATACCCTAGAAGAGCTCCAAAAGATGCCTTCAACTAAGTTTGATCAGGAAAAGACAGCTGACAAAGTGAAAGAGGACTTTGAGGATCTTCAAGATGCGGTGGATTTTCAAGATTATCAGCTAAATAGTATGAAAGACGTGTACAAGCAACTAGGATCTGATTTTTATTATATCCCTGTAAATGGAGGAAAGACAGTTCTTGTTTTCACAGAAGACTATCATTTATTTGAAAAATTGGAAAAAGTGAACTAAATCAGAAGGGCCGGAAGGTCCTTTTCTTTTATTTTCTGAAAATCACAAAATATACCATTGATTTGTGGTATACTATGATTAGTTTTTATGATGAATCAATAAGGGGGATATTATGAATCAAAAAGATTGGGTTGAATACTTTGAAGCGATCAATGGTCGTAAGCCAAGTATGCAAGAATTTCAAGAAGCGCGTGAAAAAGGGGAGTTTGTCGTAGAGCGCAAAGAAGCAACGACTCCAACAATTGAAGCGCAGGCTCCAGCTCAAGAAGCACCTGTTGCACCTAGCGCACCTCTTTCACAAGAGCAGACTGCTTTTGTCCAACCACAACCATCTGCGAAAACCTTGCAACCTGTTCCAAGACCGAAAAAATTGACATTTTCTTTCAATAAACAAGCACAGATTGGGGGCGCAGTTGGAGGACTTGTCGCAGTGATTGCTTTTGCTTGGTTCTTTTTCTTTTCAGGTGGACCAAGTGTAGATGGCGTTTGGTTGCGAGATACGGATTCAAGTCCGGTCACTTATGAACTAAGCGGAAAGAAACAAAGAGTCAATGGCGATGAGACCATCAAAAAGGTTCTCAAGGGCAATGAAGCGAAAAAAGAATTTAATACAGCACTTTCTTTGTTGAATGCATCTGACTTGCATTCACTTGCGGATGTCGATAAGAAATTTAACCTGAAGACGACGGAAATAGTTGTTATTAAGTCTGGTGGGAACACACGTTATAACTTGCTCCAAAAAGATGGAAGCAATATTATTTTAAGAAATGATTTATTCGACTTGAAAACTTATAAATCATACAAAGGAAACTTTGAAGATAATTTGGTCTATCACAAGGTTGAAACACCAAAGGCCATGGTTGGAAAATGGAAGAATGTGACAGAAGGAAGTAATACAACTGTTCAGATTTCAGATCACGGAATTATTAGTGATAAGTATTACGATAGCAAGGCTTACGCATTCTATTCTCTAGCTGATTCAGAAAAGTATGATGGAGACACGACTTCTAAAGAAGAGATCGAACACACATTTGAAGTAATTCAAGAAGCGGTGAAATCAGAAGGCTATCAAGTGAAGAGCGCGAAGGAAGTCTATATACAAGCTAATTCAAATTATTGTTTCGTACCTGTCAACGGTGGAAAAAATATACTCGTCTTACATGGTGGGAATGAATTTGCCGCAAAATTAGAAAAAGTGAAATAATCAAAGGACCGCAAGGTCCTTTTCTAGTCCAAATTTCATCGGGAAAAATGATTCAAGTCTAGGCAAAAATATGGTAAAATGAATAAGATGTAGTGGAGAGGTTAGGACCTTTTCAAGCGATTAGAGGTAATGGAGTAGAAAATGCAAAATAGACCTATTATTATTGGTGTTACTGGTGGTTCTGGTGGTGGAAAAACCAGCGTGTCTCGTGCCATTTTGGCTAATTTTCCGAATGAAAAGATTGCTATGATTGAGCATGATTCTTATTACAAGGACCAGAGTCATTTAACCTTTGAGGAGCGGATCAAGACCAACTATGACCATCCTTTTGCCTTTGATACGGACTTGATGATTGCGCAGATCAATGAACTCTTGGCAGGTCGTCCGGTGGATATCCCAACCTATGACTATGCAGAGCATACGCGCAGCAGCAAGACCTATCGTCAGGAACCTCAAGATGTCTTTATCGTGGAAGGGATCTTGGTCCTTGAAGACAAGCGCCTTCGAGACTTGATGGATATCAAGATCTTTGTGGATACGGATGATGATGTTCGGATCATTCGCCGGATCAAGCGCGATATGGAGGAGCGTGGACGGAGTCTCGATAGCGTTATTGAGCAGTACCTTGGAGTGGTGAAGCCCATGTACCATCAGTTCATTGAGCCAACTAAGCGCTATGCGGACGTGATCATTCCTGAAGGAGTGACCAACACGGTAGCGATTGATTTGATCACAACCAAGATTGAGAAAATCCTCAACGAAGCGCGTGAGGGAAAATAAAAAAAGAGAGAAGAAGGGCAACTGGTCACCAAGTGTCTACGGATAGGAGGAGTGACGGAATAACGCAGTGGCTGATTTTGCTATTTAAGCTTGGAAGACTTCTGGATCAGCCTTGCGGGGGAGGTACTCGTGACGTTTGGGAACGTTCTGTATCACTCCCTCTTTTTCTTAGGGAGAATGGAAATGAAAAGGGAGTTTCATTCGCGGACCAAGGCGTTCGCTTGTTTATTGACCATGTGTGCTGGTTTTTCAGATGCTTATACCTTTATTTGTCGGGGTGGGACCTTGGCGGCAGGCCAGACGGGAAATGTGGTCTTTCTATCGGTTGGTTTGATTGGCCAGCAGATCTCAGATGTAGAAGTGAAGTTAGCCACGATGCTGGCCTTTATGCTGGGAATCTTTTTGATGACGGTTTTACGTCGCTTGATTGACAATTCAGTCTGGCGCTTGAGTACCCTGGTGCCCTTTATCCTCACGACATTGGTGACGGGATTTTTACCAGCATCGGTAAAAAATGTCTTCATCGTGCCTTTTTTTAGCCTGAGTTTGGGAATCGTAGCGACCTCATTTGGAGAAGTAGATGGCTATGCCTACAACCACTCCTTTATGACCGGAAATCTCAAGAAAACCATGGTAGCTTATGGAGATTTTGTTAGAGACAGGGAGATGAAATTCCTCTGGGAAGCCATCTTTATGACCTGCCTGATCGGGAGTTTCGTCTGTGGGGCCATCTTTTCGACCTACTTGATCCAGTTTTATGGACTAAAGACGATTTGGCTGGTGGCCATCATCTTGACCATCTTTTTAATCTACCGGGCCATTCAATATTTTGAAGTCTTTCACTTCAATCGACGACATGAATAGATAAAATGATTTTAAAAAATAAGTTAAATGATTTTGCAAAGAAATAAAACTGAAATTTCATTTTTAAAATGAATCCAGAATATATTGAAACTTTCTGACGTCCGTCCTCACCTAAGGAAAGTTTTTAAGAGAACTTATCTATATTCCAGAGGCTGGGACAAAAGTCCTAGCCTCTCAATTATCTTTGGATTGTCGAGCAAGACGCAGTGGTTGAGTGGGCTCTACTACGCTGATTTCATCAGCTGTTACAGCCCTACTCAACTGTGCGGAGGTGGGACGACGAAATCGAATTCTAACGAATGACCGATTTCTGTCCCACTCTCTTTTCTTTCGCTGTTTGAAGCTTAATTTTTGGGCAAAGATTTGGTATAATGAAAGGTATGAAACATTCGGAAAAAGAATCACAATACCAACTTTTACTGGCACAGTTAGACGCTCTCTTAACAGGTGAAAGCAATGCCTTAGCCAATTTGTCTAACGCCAGTGCTCTCTTAAATCAAGCCCTACCTCGTTCTGTCTTTGCGGGTTTTTATTTGTATGACCAGTCAGAATTGATCTTGGGACCCTTTCAAGGTGGCGTCTCTTGTGTCCACATCGCACTTGGAAAGGGTGTTTGTGGAGAAGCGGCCCAGAAGCAAGAAACCATGATTGTCGATGATGTCCGCCAACATGCCAACTATATTTCCTGTGATAGTCGGGCTATGAGTGAAATTGTGGTGCCTATGGTCAAGGCCGGCCAGCTCCTTGGGGTTTTAGACCTGGACTCAGAATGCGTCTCTGACTACGATCAGCTGGATCAAGAGTATTTGGAAGAGTTTGTCGCTCTCTTGATCGAAAAGACAAACTGGGACTTTAAGATGTTTGGAGTTAAGAACTAATGTATCAAGCTTTATATCGGAAATACCGTAGCCAGACCTTTGGTCAATTGGTTGGCCAGCAAGTGGTGGCACGGACATTGAGGCAGGCCGTCGAGCAGGACAAAATCAGCCATGCCTATCTCTTTTCTGGACCTCGTGGAACTGGGAAAACGAGTGTGGCCAAGATCTTTGCTAAGGCCATGAACTGTCCTAATCAAGTCAATGGGGAGCCGTGTAACAACTGCTATATCTGTGAATCCATTACCAATGGGAGTCTTGAGGATGTTATCGAGATCGATGCAGCCTCTAACAATGGGGTCGATGAAATTCGCGATATTCGCGACAAGTCGACCTATGCTCCAAGTCTAGCCAAGCACAAAGTCTACATTATCGATGAGGTCCACATGCTCTCGACAGGGGCCTTTAATGCCTTGTTGAAGACGCTGGAAGAGCCGACAGAGAATGTGGTCTTTATTCTCGCTACGACAGAATTGCACAAAATTCCTGCAACTATTTTGTCACGGGTCCAACGCTTTGAATTCAAGTCCATCAAACTGCCAGATATTGTCCAGCATTTGGAAAATATCCTAGCTACTGAAGGAATTGCTTATGAAGCAGATGCGGTTCAGATCATCGCCCGGCGCGCTGAAGGTGGGATGCGGGATGCTTTGTCCATTTTAGACCAAGCCCTAAGTCTGACTGCGGGTAGTGAGTTGACGGCCGCGATTGCCGAAGAGATCACGGGCTCTATCAGTCTAGCCGCTCTTGATCAGTATGTGGCCGCCATCCTGGACCATGATGCGACGGCTGCGCTGGACCAACTTGCGATTATCTTTGATAATGGCAAGAATATGGCTCGTTTTGTCGCGGACTTACTTCAATACCTGAGAGATCTCTTGATTGTTCAGACAGGTGGAGAAAATACCCATGCTAGTGATTTATTCGCGGCCAACCTTGCAGCCGATCAAGCTCGTCTCTTTGCTCTGATTGATCAGGCGACGACTAGTCTAGCAGATATCAAAAACAGCCTGCAACCGCGCATTTATACTGAAATGATGACCATTAAATTGGCGGAAAGTACGGCTCAAGATTCTAACTCAGTAGCTGTTGAACTTCCTTCCAATGTGCTAGCTCAGCTGGAAGACTTGAAGAAAGAAGTCGCTCAACTCAAGCAACAATTGGTCCAGGCCGGTGCTAGCCTTCCTGCCTCAAAACCTCCAGTAACTCGTCCAACCAAATCTAGTAAAGGCTACCGAGCAGATCGCAACAAGGTCAACGCGATTTTGCAAGAGGCAGTCGAAAACCCAGAACTGGCTCGAACCAACTTGATCCGTCTCCAGAATGCATGGGGGGAAATTATCGAAAGCTTGGCAGGTGCAGATAAGGCTCTCTTGATCGGATCTCAACCGGTTGCTGCCAATGAAAATCATGCGATTTTAGCTTTTGAGTCTGCCTTTAATGCCGAACAGACCATGAAGCGGGACAACCTCAATACCATGTTTGGAAATATCCTCAGCAATGCTGCAGGCTTCTCTCCAGAGATTCTAGCGGTTTCTCTAGAGGAGTGGACTCAAATCCGGGCAGAGTTTTCAGCTAAGACGCGTGGACAAAAATCCGAAGTGGTGGAAGAAGAGGAAAGCGTCATTCCTGAGGAATTTACCTTCCTATCTGATAAAATTACCCTTCAGGACGATTAATACATGAATCTTTTACTGAATCATGGTAAAATAATGATATGAATAGAAAACAATTTGCAGTGATAGCAGTCTTTACTGCTATGGAGACTTATTTTTTCAATGAAGCGACCATGGCGGGTCAGATGCTCTTTGCATTCTTTTGGGCCCTCTTGATCTTGCGCAATCTCCAAACGGCCTATATGGTGGAGAAAATTGCTAATGCTATTGAAAAAGAAATGAAGAAGAAAAGAAAATAAAACCTTTGAAAAGAAATCTTTTTTCAAAGGTTTTTTCTATGGCGATAGATGAAGTAACTCTGAACGACTGCTCAGCTTTCCTAGATTTTTCTAGGAAATTTTTTCTATTTCATAAACATTTCACATTTCTCCTCTATAATGAAAGCAACAAATGATGAAAGCGTCCACATTGCATCACTGTGGACCTTGAAATGGAGGGTAAGATCATGCTCTTACAACAGGCAATCGCCTATATTTCTCGAAAAAGAACGAGGAATCTGGTCCTCTTTCTGATTCTCCTCTTGATCCTCTCTTGCTTGTATTTCTGTTTTTCACTGATGCAAGTGGGAGAAAGGTTGGAGGACCATATCAAGCAGTCGGCTGGGACCAGCTTTGCCCTGACCAGTAAGCAGGGGAATGCTCCCTTTGCGCTGAAGGAGGCTGAAAAGGTGCAGCGACTAGCTGGGGTTGGAGCCATGGTTCCTCAATATGAAAGTCCCGTTCGCATTCTTGATAAAGAAGCGGTGACGGGGCAGCAGTCGGTAGAGCGGGATGATCTGGGTCAGGAAGCAAAGCAAGCACTAGGCGCTGTCTTTACCCAGAAGACAGACCAGCACCTGGATTTCCGCAGTGGCAGTTTCCAACTGGTGCAAGGCAAGCAGTTATCTGATAAGGCTCGCGGCCAGATCTTGA
The Streptococcus parasanguinis genome window above contains:
- a CDS encoding YoaK family protein, with product MKREFHSRTKAFACLLTMCAGFSDAYTFICRGGTLAAGQTGNVVFLSVGLIGQQISDVEVKLATMLAFMLGIFLMTVLRRLIDNSVWRLSTLVPFILTTLVTGFLPASVKNVFIVPFFSLSLGIVATSFGEVDGYAYNHSFMTGNLKKTMVAYGDFVRDREMKFLWEAIFMTCLIGSFVCGAIFSTYLIQFYGLKTIWLVAIILTIFLIYRAIQYFEVFHFNRRHE
- the dnaX gene encoding DNA polymerase III subunit gamma/tau — its product is MYQALYRKYRSQTFGQLVGQQVVARTLRQAVEQDKISHAYLFSGPRGTGKTSVAKIFAKAMNCPNQVNGEPCNNCYICESITNGSLEDVIEIDAASNNGVDEIRDIRDKSTYAPSLAKHKVYIIDEVHMLSTGAFNALLKTLEEPTENVVFILATTELHKIPATILSRVQRFEFKSIKLPDIVQHLENILATEGIAYEADAVQIIARRAEGGMRDALSILDQALSLTAGSELTAAIAEEITGSISLAALDQYVAAILDHDATAALDQLAIIFDNGKNMARFVADLLQYLRDLLIVQTGGENTHASDLFAANLAADQARLFALIDQATTSLADIKNSLQPRIYTEMMTIKLAESTAQDSNSVAVELPSNVLAQLEDLKKEVAQLKQQLVQAGASLPASKPPVTRPTKSSKGYRADRNKVNAILQEAVENPELARTNLIRLQNAWGEIIESLAGADKALLIGSQPVAANENHAILAFESAFNAEQTMKRDNLNTMFGNILSNAAGFSPEILAVSLEEWTQIRAEFSAKTRGQKSEVVEEEESVIPEEFTFLSDKITLQDD
- a CDS encoding GAF domain-containing protein yields the protein MKHSEKESQYQLLLAQLDALLTGESNALANLSNASALLNQALPRSVFAGFYLYDQSELILGPFQGGVSCVHIALGKGVCGEAAQKQETMIVDDVRQHANYISCDSRAMSEIVVPMVKAGQLLGVLDLDSECVSDYDQLDQEYLEEFVALLIEKTNWDFKMFGVKN
- a CDS encoding DUF3272 family protein, producing the protein MNRKQFAVIAVFTAMETYFFNEATMAGQMLFAFFWALLILRNLQTAYMVEKIANAIEKEMKKKRK
- the udk gene encoding uridine kinase; translated protein: MQNRPIIIGVTGGSGGGKTSVSRAILANFPNEKIAMIEHDSYYKDQSHLTFEERIKTNYDHPFAFDTDLMIAQINELLAGRPVDIPTYDYAEHTRSSKTYRQEPQDVFIVEGILVLEDKRLRDLMDIKIFVDTDDDVRIIRRIKRDMEERGRSLDSVIEQYLGVVKPMYHQFIEPTKRYADVIIPEGVTNTVAIDLITTKIEKILNEAREGK